One Neisseria sicca genomic region harbors:
- the trpD gene encoding anthranilate phosphoribosyltransferase, with protein MITPQQAIERLISNNELFYDEMTDLMRQIMSGQVPPEQIAAILTGLRIKVETVSEITAAAAVMREFAAKVPLENSDDLVDIVGTGGDGAKTFNISTTSMFVAAAAGAKVAKHGGRSVSSSSGAADVMEQMGAVLNITPEQVAESIRQTGLGFMFAQNHHSAMRHVAPVRRSLGFRSIFNILGPLTNPAGAPNQLLGVFHIDLCGILSRVLKQLGSKHVLVVCGEGGLDEITLTGKTHVAELKDGEIREYDISPADFGIEIRRNLDEIKVANAQESLEKMDEVLSGKHGAARDIVLLNAAAALYAGNVVPSLSDGVKAAEAAIDSGKAKAKKEEFVRFTQQFDKE; from the coding sequence ATGATTACACCGCAACAAGCCATCGAACGATTAATCAGCAACAACGAATTGTTTTACGACGAAATGACCGACCTGATGCGCCAGATTATGAGCGGGCAGGTGCCGCCCGAACAAATCGCCGCCATCTTGACCGGATTGCGGATTAAAGTCGAAACCGTATCAGAAATCACCGCCGCCGCCGCCGTCATGCGCGAATTTGCCGCCAAAGTGCCGCTGGAAAATTCAGACGACCTCGTCGATATTGTCGGTACGGGCGGGGACGGTGCAAAAACCTTCAATATTTCCACGACTTCGATGTTTGTCGCGGCGGCGGCAGGCGCGAAAGTCGCCAAACACGGTGGGCGCTCCGTTTCCTCGTCCAGCGGCGCGGCAGACGTGATGGAGCAGATGGGCGCGGTGTTGAACATTACACCGGAGCAAGTCGCCGAAAGCATCCGTCAAACAGGCTTGGGCTTTATGTTTGCCCAAAACCACCACAGCGCGATGCGCCACGTCGCGCCCGTGCGCCGCTCGCTCGGGTTTAGAAGTATTTTCAATATCTTAGGTCCGCTGACTAACCCTGCCGGTGCGCCAAACCAGCTTTTGGGCGTGTTCCACATCGACTTGTGCGGCATCCTGTCGCGCGTATTGAAACAGCTTGGTTCCAAACACGTTTTGGTCGTGTGCGGCGAAGGCGGTTTGGACGAAATCACGCTGACGGGCAAAACCCACGTTGCCGAGCTGAAAGACGGAGAAATCCGCGAATACGACATCAGCCCTGCGGATTTCGGCATTGAAATCCGCCGCAATTTGGACGAAATCAAAGTCGCCAACGCACAAGAATCTTTGGAAAAAATGGATGAAGTGTTGAGCGGCAAACATGGCGCGGCACGCGACATCGTCCTGCTCAACGCCGCCGCCGCGCTTTATGCCGGCAATGTCGTGCCTTCGTTGTCGGACGGTGTCAAAGCCGCCGAAGCAGCCATCGATTCAGGCAAGGCAAAAGCGAAAAAAGAAGAATTTGTCCGCTTTACGCAGCAATTTGACAAAGAGTAA
- a CDS encoding aminodeoxychorismate/anthranilate synthase component II produces the protein MLLFIDNYDSFTYNIVQYFAELGQEVVVRRNDDITLEEIEALKPQYLVIGPGPCSPKEAGISVAAMRHFAGKLPIMGVCLGHQTIGEAFGGDVVRAKTLMHGKVSPVFHLNKGMFKDLPDPVTCTRYHSLVIARDTLPDCLEVTAWTEDQEIMGVRHKEYAIEGVQFHPEALLTEHGHDMLKNFLEEFKDFQASAA, from the coding sequence ATGCTTTTGTTCATTGATAACTATGACAGCTTCACCTACAACATCGTCCAATATTTCGCCGAACTTGGTCAGGAAGTCGTCGTCCGCCGCAACGACGATATTACGCTTGAAGAAATCGAAGCTTTGAAACCGCAATATCTCGTTATCGGGCCGGGTCCTTGTTCGCCGAAAGAGGCGGGCATTTCCGTCGCCGCCATGCGCCATTTTGCCGGCAAGCTGCCGATTATGGGTGTGTGCCTCGGGCATCAGACGATAGGCGAAGCGTTTGGCGGGGATGTGGTGCGGGCAAAAACGCTGATGCATGGAAAAGTTTCGCCCGTGTTCCATTTGAACAAAGGCATGTTCAAAGATTTGCCCGATCCTGTCACCTGCACGCGTTATCACAGCCTTGTCATCGCCCGCGATACGCTGCCCGATTGCTTGGAAGTAACCGCATGGACGGAAGATCAGGAAATCATGGGCGTGCGGCACAAGGAATATGCTATCGAAGGCGTGCAGTTCCACCCCGAAGCCCTGTTGACCGAACACGGACACGATATGTTGAAAAACTTTTTGGAAGAATTTAAAGACTTCCAAGCGTCCGCCGCTTAA
- a CDS encoding SGNH/GDSL hydrolase family protein: MNIKTLSVSLTALCLSAAAPAADMLLENYGSSRPTWLFKLKKLDRSSDGKFRILQIGDSHTAGDLFTEQLRLRLQQKWGDGGIGWVYPFTVKGQRSAAVRYDGSWQTVSSRSVSDDFPLGGIIAKANGSSVTISAKDGSSGERQISVFAKPVLPEQTLSFNGREVPAGSSGWQIIRSNGRLPLTLSSSMPWDIGYINIENPGRGVTVSALGINGAQLTHWSKWRPSWQDDLAQTRADLVILAYGTNEAFAPNLDITATEQSWRSYIRQIKQSLPDAGILILGAPESLKSTSGSCGTRPATLSSIQQMQQRVARDEKIMYWSWQNAMGGECSMKSWMNQGLAAKDGVHFSGKGYRQAADRLADSLIQMAD; the protein is encoded by the coding sequence ATGAACATCAAAACCCTGTCCGTATCCCTTACCGCATTGTGCCTGTCTGCCGCCGCCCCCGCCGCCGATATGCTGCTGGAAAACTACGGCAGCAGCCGTCCCACCTGGCTCTTCAAGCTCAAAAAACTCGACCGCAGCTCGGACGGCAAATTCCGCATCCTCCAAATCGGCGATTCACACACTGCCGGCGACCTTTTCACCGAACAACTGCGCCTGCGTCTCCAACAAAAATGGGGCGACGGCGGCATAGGCTGGGTTTACCCCTTTACCGTCAAAGGACAACGCAGCGCAGCCGTCCGCTATGACGGTTCATGGCAAACCGTCAGCAGCCGCAGCGTTTCAGACGACTTCCCCTTAGGCGGCATCATAGCCAAAGCCAACGGCAGCAGCGTTACCATCAGCGCCAAAGACGGAAGCAGCGGCGAGAGGCAGATTTCCGTTTTCGCCAAACCCGTCCTGCCCGAGCAAACCCTGTCGTTCAACGGACGCGAAGTTCCTGCCGGAAGCAGCGGCTGGCAAATCATCCGCAGCAACGGTCGCCTGCCCCTGACCCTCAGCAGCTCCATGCCTTGGGACATCGGCTACATCAATATCGAAAATCCCGGACGCGGCGTAACCGTTTCCGCACTCGGCATCAACGGCGCGCAACTGACCCACTGGTCCAAATGGCGTCCCTCTTGGCAGGATGACCTTGCCCAAACCCGCGCCGACCTCGTTATCCTCGCCTACGGCACCAACGAAGCCTTCGCGCCAAATTTGGACATCACAGCCACCGAACAAAGCTGGCGCAGCTACATCCGCCAAATCAAACAAAGCCTGCCCGACGCAGGCATCCTGATTCTCGGCGCGCCCGAATCCCTTAAAAGCACTTCAGGAAGCTGCGGCACACGTCCCGCCACCTTGAGCAGCATCCAACAAATGCAGCAGCGCGTCGCCCGCGATGAAAAAATCATGTATTGGTCGTGGCAGAACGCGATGGGCGGCGAATGCAGCATGAAAAGCTGGATGAACCAAGGTCTTGCCGCCAAAGACGGCGTCCACTTCTCAGGCAAAGGCTACCGCCAAGCCGCCGACCGCCTCGCCGACAGCTTGATACAAATGGCAGATTAA
- a CDS encoding MBOAT family O-acyltransferase has translation MPLLSIEFAVFFIAFLPIYWAFVRMPSVQNVLLLLAGMGWLYHLNPIFAAIITCYSSCVHLLGLLMSSENENVRKFWLGFGVATALAVLCFFKYFDFFRPFIRQYTGQSEIVDILMPLGLSYYTFQSLAYLVYCCRHPMGDRFAWHELLLHLSFFPTITSGPIIRAAAFKSIDGEQAGALEQIRTAEPRALVRPALAVCLILLGIAKKWWLAGALGDGWVSPVFENPAQFDGWGVLSGVYGYTFQLFFDFSGYSDLVIGMAMLLGFRLPKNFAAPLRAFNIRDFWNRWHISLSTWIRDYIYIPLGGNKHGFVLTQFNLLLAMVLSGVWHGYGWNFLLWGALHGVALILLNCGDKIFGRDGSRRLKILRPLAWFVTFHFVCFTFVVFNTGSLADTQMVFDALFANEAGWAAPKQADTLLLAAFGLMILLYPYLLRLFDGTVAALEKMPMWLWFIPLTLVLVLIIVLAPSGIPGFIYADF, from the coding sequence ATGCCGTTGCTGTCGATTGAATTCGCGGTATTTTTTATTGCTTTTTTGCCTATTTATTGGGCATTTGTCCGTATGCCGTCAGTGCAGAATGTTTTGCTTCTGCTGGCGGGGATGGGCTGGCTGTATCACTTGAATCCCATCTTTGCCGCCATAATTACCTGCTATTCGTCCTGCGTGCATTTGCTCGGTCTGTTGATGTCGTCTGAAAACGAAAACGTACGGAAATTCTGGCTGGGCTTCGGCGTAGCAACTGCTTTGGCAGTATTGTGTTTCTTCAAATATTTCGACTTTTTCCGCCCGTTTATCCGCCAATACACGGGGCAGAGCGAGATTGTCGATATCTTGATGCCTTTGGGGCTGTCTTATTACACATTTCAATCTTTGGCTTATTTGGTGTACTGCTGCCGTCATCCGATGGGCGACCGCTTTGCGTGGCATGAATTGCTGCTGCATTTGAGCTTTTTCCCGACGATTACTTCCGGGCCGATTATCCGTGCCGCGGCGTTTAAAAGCATAGACGGTGAACAGGCGGGGGCTTTGGAACAGATTCGGACGGCAGAACCGCGCGCATTGGTGCGCCCCGCTCTAGCGGTGTGCTTGATTTTGCTGGGCATTGCTAAAAAATGGTGGCTGGCGGGTGCGCTGGGAGACGGCTGGGTATCGCCCGTTTTCGAGAATCCCGCCCAATTTGACGGCTGGGGCGTGTTGTCGGGGGTGTACGGCTATACTTTCCAGCTTTTCTTCGATTTTTCAGGCTATTCGGATTTGGTAATCGGGATGGCGATGCTGCTCGGTTTCCGCCTGCCGAAAAACTTTGCGGCACCGCTGCGCGCGTTCAATATCCGCGACTTCTGGAACCGTTGGCACATCAGCCTTTCCACCTGGATACGCGACTATATTTATATTCCTTTGGGCGGCAACAAACACGGCTTCGTCCTGACGCAGTTCAACTTGCTGCTGGCGATGGTGTTGTCGGGCGTTTGGCACGGCTACGGCTGGAATTTCCTGCTGTGGGGCGCGCTGCACGGCGTGGCATTAATTTTGCTCAACTGCGGCGACAAAATATTCGGTCGGGATGGCTCACGTCGTCTGAAAATCTTACGTCCGCTTGCCTGGTTCGTCACTTTCCATTTTGTCTGCTTCACTTTCGTCGTGTTCAACACCGGCAGCCTCGCCGATACGCAGATGGTATTTGATGCCTTATTCGCCAACGAAGCAGGTTGGGCCGCGCCGAAACAGGCGGATACCCTGCTGCTTGCCGCGTTTGGCCTGATGATTTTGCTCTACCCGTATTTGCTTCGCCTGTTTGACGGCACAGTGGCGGCATTGGAAAAAATGCCGATGTGGCTGTGGTTTATACCGCTGACGCTGGTGTTGGTGTTGATTATCGTATTGGCGCCGTCAGGCATCCCGGGCTTTATTTACGCCGATTTTTAA
- the patB gene encoding peptidoglycan O-acetyltransferase PatB, with product MKRFISLFASLLVCAFGAAWFSQDSINAYWQQTYHQASPLEPLSEYEWWRTGAKLQQDAYAFSDDLKARLAGQPVIAEPEPQIAENDGSSEQNAQLNASEPHEKNRPADGRQPQTAQHGGQPEAHRLPITPPANIVLGQGDKVFFAGDSMMQGVAPFVERSLKKQYGIQSVNLSKQSTGLSYPKFFDWPNTIEQTLKQQTDIRLLVVFLGPNDPWDFPKGKKYLKFASPEWSEEYLSRVNRILAAAEQHHVQVIWMGIPYMKQAKLNKQMRYLDKLLADEISPKALWIPTDKLLSNGSDTYADSVNINGKIIRYRSKDGIHFSAEGQKLLADKIMEKIVFQTTPEMNGEERTEQLSAR from the coding sequence ATGAAACGCTTTATTTCCCTGTTTGCCTCCCTTTTGGTTTGCGCCTTTGGCGCGGCGTGGTTCAGTCAAGACTCCATCAATGCCTATTGGCAGCAAACCTATCATCAGGCTTCTCCGTTGGAGCCTTTGTCCGAATACGAATGGTGGCGCACGGGCGCGAAGCTGCAACAAGACGCATACGCCTTTTCAGACGACCTCAAAGCACGTTTGGCAGGACAGCCTGTGATTGCCGAACCGGAACCTCAAATCGCTGAAAACGACGGGTCGTCTGAACAAAATGCGCAGCTTAATGCGTCCGAACCGCACGAAAAAAACCGTCCCGCCGACGGACGTCAACCCCAAACGGCACAACACGGCGGACAACCCGAAGCACATCGTCTCCCTATTACCCCGCCCGCCAATATCGTTCTCGGACAAGGCGACAAAGTCTTTTTTGCCGGCGACTCGATGATGCAGGGCGTTGCACCTTTTGTTGAAAGAAGCCTGAAAAAACAATACGGTATCCAGTCGGTGAACTTAAGCAAGCAAAGTACCGGATTGTCCTATCCCAAATTTTTTGACTGGCCGAACACCATCGAACAAACGCTGAAACAACAAACCGACATCCGCCTTCTGGTCGTTTTCCTCGGTCCCAACGATCCGTGGGATTTCCCGAAAGGCAAAAAATACCTGAAATTCGCCTCGCCCGAATGGTCGGAAGAATACCTCAGCCGCGTCAACCGCATCTTGGCCGCCGCCGAACAACACCACGTGCAAGTCATTTGGATGGGCATCCCTTATATGAAACAGGCAAAACTTAACAAGCAAATGCGATATCTCGACAAACTTTTAGCAGACGAGATCAGTCCAAAAGCCCTGTGGATACCGACCGACAAACTCCTCAGCAACGGCTCGGACACCTACGCCGACTCCGTCAACATCAATGGAAAAATCATCCGCTACCGCAGCAAAGACGGCATCCACTTCTCTGCTGAAGGACAAAAACTGCTCGCGGATAAAATCATGGAAAAAATCGTTTTTCAGACGACCCCTGAAATGAACGGCGAAGAACGCACGGAACAATTGTCCGCACGTTAA
- a CDS encoding cupin-like domain-containing protein — MGFKLTPIDVVDDISREDFYQNYLKPRRPVVIRGLTRNWPARDKWSLDYMKETVGDIVVPLYDSAKADPSAPINAASTEMRFSDYIDLIKREPTDLRIFLFDPIKHAPALLNDYVFPKELMGGFLDRYPTLFFGGAGSETFLHYDIDMAHIFHTHFGKKHIILFDYKWKERLFRIPFATYALEDYHVDNPDTERFPELEGIEGIECFLEYGDTLFMPTGWWHWMKYLDGSFSISLRAWDESWVVKAHSLWNLTVQRKFDDFMKARFKARYMNWKEQLACKRARRAWERGLPR; from the coding sequence ATGGGTTTCAAACTTACTCCGATTGATGTTGTTGATGACATCAGCCGCGAAGATTTTTATCAGAATTATCTCAAGCCGCGCCGTCCCGTCGTGATCAGAGGACTGACCCGCAACTGGCCTGCCCGTGACAAATGGTCGCTGGACTATATGAAAGAAACCGTCGGCGATATCGTCGTCCCCTTGTACGACAGCGCCAAAGCCGACCCTTCCGCGCCGATTAACGCCGCCAGTACGGAAATGCGCTTCAGCGATTATATCGATCTGATCAAACGCGAGCCGACGGATTTGCGGATTTTCTTATTTGACCCCATCAAACACGCTCCCGCCTTACTGAACGATTACGTTTTTCCCAAAGAGCTGATGGGCGGATTCTTAGACCGTTACCCTACTCTGTTTTTCGGCGGTGCAGGTTCGGAAACCTTCCTGCACTACGACATCGATATGGCGCACATCTTCCATACGCATTTCGGCAAAAAACACATCATCTTGTTCGATTACAAATGGAAAGAGCGCCTGTTCCGTATTCCTTTCGCCACTTACGCGCTGGAAGACTACCACGTCGACAACCCCGATACGGAACGTTTCCCCGAGCTTGAAGGCATCGAAGGCATCGAATGTTTCCTCGAATACGGCGACACCCTGTTCATGCCGACCGGCTGGTGGCATTGGATGAAATACCTTGACGGCTCATTCTCCATCTCCCTGCGCGCATGGGATGAAAGCTGGGTGGTTAAGGCGCATAGTTTGTGGAACCTGACCGTACAGCGCAAGTTCGACGACTTCATGAAAGCCCGCTTTAAAGCACGCTACATGAATTGGAAAGAACAGCTTGCCTGCAAACGCGCCCGCCGCGCATGGGAACGCGGCCTGCCTCGTTAA